A region of Nakaseomyces glabratus chromosome M, complete sequence DNA encodes the following proteins:
- the TOH1 gene encoding Toh1p (CAGL0M08206g~Protein of unknown function): MAMIKNVIAATAAALMCGSLVEAEVRGYDMIEFSNVGFTGSYTPVKKMSNLDNNSTCKCEVGDRTWFQGDNAPLNEHLSVHFRGPLSLEKFAFYTSPNFVINDNSSNSQSWNRSAFYDASAQTADNVTFMNNQGADSPCVGKALSYASDNGTSSASSPNVLKADNYVSSDQEYSIFSTVKCPKSGVKNGCGYYRDGIPAFYGFGGETKMFLFEFKMPTETQSNSSSFEFYDMPAIWLLNDKIPRTSQYPINANCSCWSSGCGEFDIFEVMNGTERNHLYSTFHTYQGIEDLGTGIQSYGYIPRDTKGTMMGGVIFDSNGNTVSFISNSTSFDQTLSPSAVNSLLRAIPSNETYSTKLMSISGVAPSSSKSKSSGAALSVDQGIWYYVFTAFTAVAHFLLI, from the coding sequence ATGGCTATGATTAAAAATGTGATAGCTGCTACTGCAGCTGCATTGATGTGTGGATCTCTTGTGGAGGCTGAAGTTAGAGGCTATGACATGATTGAGTTCAGCAATGTTGGTTTCACTGGGTCTTATACCCCTGTGAAGAAGATGTCTAACTTAGACAACAACAGTACTTGTAAGTGTGAAGTTGGTGACAGGACTTGGTTCCAAGGTGATAATGCACCATTGAATGAACACTTGTCTGTGCATTTCCGTGGTCCATTGTCCCTAGAAAAGTTTGCATTCTATACTTCTCCTAACTTTGTCATCAATGACAACAGTTCTAATTCTCAAAGTTGGAACCGTTCTGCCTTCTATGATGCTTCTGCTCAAACAGCAGATAATGTTACTTTCATGAATAACCAAGGTGCTGATTCTCCTTGTGTCGGTAAGGCTCTTTCTTACGCAAGCGACAATGGTACCTCTTCTGCTAGCTCTCCAAATGTTTTGAAGGCCGACAACTATGTCAGCTCTGACCaagaatattctattttctcCACTGTCAAGTGTCCAAAGTCCGGCGTCAAGAACGGCTGTGGTTACTACAGAGATGGTATTCCAGCTTTCTACGGTTTTGGTGGTGAGACTAAGATGTTTTTGTTCGAATTCAAGATGCCAACTGAAACCCAATCTAACAGCAgttcttttgaattttatGACATGCCAGCCATCTGGTTGCTAAACGATAAAATCCCAAGAACTTCTCAATACCCAATCAACGCTAACTGTTCCTGTTGGTCAAGTGGTTGTGGTGAGTtcgatatttttgaagtcATGAACGGCACTGAAAGAAACCACTTATACTCAACTTTCCACACTTACCAAGGTATTGAAGATCTGGGTACCGGTATTCAAAGTTATGGTTACATTCCAAGAGATACTAAGGGTACTATGATGGGTGGTGTTATCTTTGATTCTAATGGTAACACTGTCAGTTTCATCTCCAACTCAACTTCCTTCGACCAAACTTTATCTCCTTCTGCAGTCAACTCTTTATTAAGAGCAATTCCAAGCAATGAAACTTACAGCACCAAGTTGATGAGTATATCCGGTGTTGCACCATCTTCCTCAAAGTCTAAGTCTAGCGGTGCTGCATTGTCTGTTGATCAAGGTATCTGGTACTATGTTTTCACTGCCTTCACTGCTGTTGCACACTTTTTGTTGATTTAA
- the LST4 gene encoding Lst4p (CAGL0M08228g~Ortholog(s) have GTPase activator activity, role in positive regulation of GTPase activity, positive regulation of TORC1 signaling and Lst4-Lst7 complex, cytosol, vacuolar membrane localization), producing the protein MGERFEGLENLNDECKVKLFGCRMRAPGSGTGGHESIEYRLLILEENAEMVCRQRYRTILDYSSRGHGSMGLKHDEMTNGNVSAPFITASELRQYIYGSPIRSKTRVTEDKFRIIPNSRQLLITRVFYPRRTSMNLHGTFPKNYQSSDRRVSITMCLPSYLLADISDSWADIDGWLTQTERHLMATSFHVVETQDNFVTLVNKLLIPALRSCHEIPRLFLYPQDNIDFIHTWFKDVFNWIELKEGTKLSFLPFLIAKTLIEYRDDPQESECHRIVITSGNLVIANKLVFILGGLLKPRYDGEMKIMITPVSTPTPSNHLMPPSMNGSNESSYHSSSNSHTPSKLKIPATINEHRPSRPRYSSTENIHVQSRTMDIPIVKSDQSPFSTSRGWKIPSSYRSATSSVSISSDESLAEVIQPSSLKSTTSIPFQNFSSSLSNQLYSSSYGSWFNGSITGSFTNSNPLSNGTSNMATFSSSFKKNNISSIFQSNSPTAGTDSWERPENNTGLNPNITLQRTASNSSLRHMLTPYQQQLISPSTNSEYDEYPWFGATNNAGGATVGTSSETVGSQQPVLLQGAHMDTTTLLDSIRTSNNNGAYTFPLKNVGFDRDCSSLDHHKLLTSCFEEIFEGDIDANKVTTMVPCSDIAVHIHSKQEDSEGVTSHPRVVIDVDIPGTTISKYPEELLPRYTMYLSHFNPFFKLQAIPATNEIENKIVHGLKRDFISEKCDVSKTLFISMRSRSIKEIVVRKTTSINTPSNSSNQDPRNKSKGSMLKQKIKKVFSNGTCTGRVTPVLNNCVAFVEAALMSAMSLYSDPTIDKKYRDERILKIFLAVAHYNVDEV; encoded by the coding sequence ATGGGTGAGCGGTTTGAAGGGTTGGAGAACCTCAACGATGAGTGCAAGGTGAAGTTGTTTGGGTGTCGAATGCGTGCGCCTGGGAGTGGGACTGGAGGGCATGAATCCATTGAGTACCGGCTGCTTATACTAGAAGAGAACGCGGAGATGGTGTGTAGACAACGGTACAGGACTATACTTGACTATAGCAGTCGTGGGCATGGGTCTATGGGGCTGAAACACGATGAGATGACTAACGGGAACGTTAGTGCGCCATTCATCACTGCGAGTGAGCTTAGGCAGTATATATATGGGTCACCGATCAGGTCGAAGACTAGAGTCACTGAGGATAAGTTTAGGATAATTCCGAATTCAAGACAATTGCTGATAACGCGTGTGTTCTATCCACGTAGGACATCGATGAATCTGCATGGTACATTTCCGAAGAATTACCAATCTTCAGATAGGCGAGTTTCCATCACCATGTGCTTACCAAGCTATCTGCTGGCAGATATCTCGGACTCATGGGCAGACATAGATGGCTGGCTAACACAAACAGAGCGCCATTTGATGGCTACATCCTTTCATGTGGTGGAGACGCAGGATAACTTCGTCACACTGGTCAATAAACTACTGATTCCAGCGTTGAGATCTTGTCATGAGATTCCCAGGCTGTTTTTGTACCCACAGGATAATATAGATTTCATACATACATGGTTCAAGGATGTTTTCAATTGGATTGAGTTGAAGGAAGGCACGAAGCTGAGCTTTTTGCCGTTTCTCATAGCGAAGACGTTGATAGAGTATCGAGATGACCCACAAGAGTCTGAATGTCATAGAATAGTAATAACTTCCGGTAACTTGGTGATCGCAAACAAACTAGTTTTTATTCTAGGAGGGTTACTAAAACCTCGATATGATGGAGaaatgaagataatgatCACACCAGTATCAACTCCAACTCCTAGTAATCATTTGATGCCTCCCTCGATGAATGGCTCAAATGAGTCATCTTACCATTCATCCAGCAACTCGCATACACCTTCCAAGCTTAAGATTCCGGCTACGATAAATGAGCATAGGCCAAGCAGGCCAAGGTACTCTAGTACTGAAAATATCCATGTGCAATCACGGACTATGGATATACCCATAGTTAAGAGCGACCAGTCGCCATTTTCTACGTCAAGAGGGTGGAAGATACCTTCGAGTTATAGATCTGCAACAAGTTCGGTGTCCATTTCTTCTGATGAATCTTTGGCAGAAGTCATACAGCCATCATCCTTGAAATCCACGACTTCGATACCAttccaaaatttttcatcctCGTTAAGCAATCAACTGTATTCATCATCTTACGGATCTTGGTTCAATGGCAGTATCACAGGCAGCTTTACGAACTCTAATCCATTATCCAACGGTACAAGCAACATGGCTACTTTCAGCAGTTCATTTAAGAAGAATAACATTTCAAGTATATTCCAAAGCAACTCTCCGACCGCAGGTACGGATTCCTGGGAGAGACCAGAAAACAATACAGGGTTGAATCCAAATATCACTCTTCAAAGAACAGCCAGTAACAGTTCTTTGCGGCATATGCTCACACCATATCAACAACAATTAATATCACCTTCGACAAATTCAGAATACGATGAGTATCCATGGTTTGGAGCTACCAACAACGCGGGAGGTGCTACCGTTGGAACATCAAGTGAGACAGTTGGATCGCAGCAACCGGTGTTACTTCAGGGTGCTCATATGGATACTACTACATTACTTGACAGCATACGAACCAGTAATAACAATGGTGCTTACACATTTCCTTTGAAAAACGTTGGATTCGATAGGGATTGTAGCAGCTTAGATCATCACAAGTTACTAACAAGCTGTTTTGAAGAGATCTTCGAGGGCGACATCGATGCAAATAAAGTAACAACGATGGTACCTTGCAGTGATATTGCGGTGCATATACACAGCAAGCAAGAGGACTCCGAGGGAGTGACAAGTCATCCTCGTGTGGTCATTGATGTTGATATTCCAGGTACAACTATATCGAAGTATCCAGAGGAATTGCTACCCCGCTACACTATGTATTTATCGCATTTTAATCCGTTTTTTAAACTGCAAGCTATTCCAGCAACTAATGAGATAGAGAACAAAATTGTCCATGGCCTGAAAAGGGATTTCATCAGTGAGAAGTGTGATGTGTCAAAGACTCTATTTATCTCTATGAGGTCTAGAAGCATAAAAGAGATAGTTGTGAGGAAAACCACCTCTATAAATACACCATCGAACAGCAGCAACCAGGACCCACGAAACAAATCTAAGGGCAGTATGCTCAAACagaaaatcaagaaagtGTTTTCCAATGGTACCTGTACTGGTAGAGTCACACCAGTGCTGAACAACTGTGTTGCGTTCGTAGAGGCTGCACTCATGAGTGCAATGTCCCTTTATAGTGATCCAACCATCGACAAGAAATACAGAGATGAGCGCATTTTGAAGATATTTCTAGCGGTAGCTCATTACAACGTGGACGAAGTATAA
- the ZRT3 gene encoding Zn(2+) transporter ZRT3 (CAGL0M08250g~Ortholog(s) have zinc ion transmembrane transporter activity, role in cellular zinc ion homeostasis, zinc II ion transport and endoplasmic reticulum, fungal-type vacuole membrane localization), which produces MIARWLLFSLISSLLCILGALFVPIISRYSSKSHENNNTKLVNYGLSLSAGSMMTTALYKMLPAMDPDNRFTVFFGFTFGILISFFLNYVVHAFTSESLIHCAHGDDHSHSHGDHDRAHDHDHDHNDSHEYGHGHEHSHEHGNNNNHVHLDDNEADDDLYDPLSRHRSVETEHSALLPHGKEGVRRRLSLLDLFSKKHRDIGPCCDSIVKSCGVLSVPADKLTCVPLNQRGKCLNEQCHNYMQEVDQRPNHVSSQTDSSYSPNHSNSSSYESQDDAEHKHEHTSGVVCLENNIGYDLENLDTYRNNYMLGRRNTIEYQPSAKVSTNAGSTSVRSQAISRPSLKGINSAPHYSENAQATKASNHDGHGHDDGHEHFHHHDEEALYSHHHHLETPFSKLLSIGLQTCLVLTLHKFPEGLIIFYTNQSDETKSLGLSIFISLLIHNFVEGFAMTLPFYTAFESKWKAILITTILGGGSQPFGAVLGYFIFKSSGGDHKHSDGAPPIMGLLLSITAGFLVVISVQMFQTGVSFSDSHHHHSDDNEEEIAQNHTMGTTCLKWCCAGICLILLSGIFV; this is translated from the coding sequence ATGATCGCTAGATGGTTACTGTTTTCGTTGATATCTTCGCTGCTATGTATATTAGGTGCGCTATTTGTGCCCATTATCAGCAGGTACTCCTCCAAGTCGCATGAGAATAATAACACCAAGCTGGTTAACTATGGTTTGTCATTGAGTGCTGGTTCTATGATGACCACTGCGTTGTATAAGATGTTACCTGCGATGGATCCTGATAATAGATTTACAGTATTCTTTGGCTTTACCTTTGGTATATTaatcagtttctttttgaattaTGTGGTGCATGCTTTCACTTCTGAATCACTTATACATTGTGCTCATGGTGATGATCATAGCCATTCTCATGGTGACCATGACCGTGCCCATGACCATGATCATGACCATAACGATAGTCATGAATATGGCCATGGTCATGAACACTCTCACGAACATGGAAACAATAACAACCATGTACATCTAGATGACAATGAAGCTGACGATGATCTATATGATCCGCTCTCAAGGCATAGAAGTGTCGAGACTGAACACTCTGCATTACTACCACATGGTAAAGAAGGGGTAAGAAGAAGGCTTTCGTTGCTAGACTTGTTCTCTAAAAAACATAGAGATATCGGCCCATGTTGTGATAGTATTGTCAAATCTTGCGGGGTACTCAGTGTGCCAGCTGATAAATTAACCTGTGTTCCACTTAACCAGCGCGGAAAATGCTTGAATGAGCAGTGCCACAACTACATGCAGGAAGTCGACCAACGCCCAAATCACGTCTCCTCGCAGACAGATAGTTCCTATTCCCCTAACCATAGCAACTCTAGTTCATATGAATCTCAAGATGATGCAGAGCATAAACACGAGCACACCTCTGGTGTTGTGTGCCTGGAGAATAACATTGGATATGATCTGGAGAATTTGGACACCTATAGAAATAACTACATGCTGGGAAGACGTAATACTATAGAATACCAACCATCAGCAAAGGTTAGTACAAATGCCGGATCTACAAGTGTTAGGAGCCAAGCTATTTCTAGGCCATCATTGAAGGGGATAAATTCCGCTCCTCATTATAGTGAAAACGCTCAGGCTACTAAGGCATCGAATCATGATGGGCATGGACATGATGATGGACATGAGCACTTCCACCATCACGATGAAGAAGCTTTATACTCgcatcatcatcatctagAGACGCCCTTCTCTAAATTACTTTCTATCGGTTTGCAAACATGTCTGGTTTTGACGTTACATAAATTCCCAGAAGGTTTAATAATTTTCTACACAAATCAATCGGATGAGACAAAATCTCTAGGACTTTCAATTTTCATCAGTTTATTGATCCACAACTTTGTTGAAGGGTTTGCCATGACCTTACCATTTTATACTGCATTTGAGAGCAAATGGAAAGCCATTTTGATTACCACAATACTAGGTGGTGGATCTCAACCTTTCGGTGCAGTTTTAGGGTACTTCATTTTCAAGAGTagtggtggtgatcacaAGCATTCGGATGGTGCACCCCCAATTATGGGATTACTTTTGAGTATAACTGCTGGGTTTTTAGTTGTGATAAGTGTCCAGATGTTCCAAACTGGTGTTAGTTTCAGTGATAGTCATCATCACCACTCTGATGACAATGAGGAAGAAATTGCGCAAAACCATACTATGGGAACCACTTGTCTAAAGTGGTGTTGTGCTGGTATctgtttgattttattaagCGGTATTTTTGTGTAA
- the TPO5 gene encoding Tpo5p (CAGL0M08272g~Ortholog(s) have polyamine transmembrane transporter activity, role in cellular response to drug, polyamine transport and Golgi apparatus, endoplasmic reticulum localization) → MIQEYTLIPENIRENIRENMPNLDPHEIFENLHHYVQEDEVTDEPEEVEHFNYKQELDKSLLSRNSVIGLGFGLMSPVLGMCTSMGIGMLNGGPLSIMLGFFISGILIWFSSLSLGEIVSKFPMELHVGSAMIAPPRLKLICSWFTGWLMLIGNWTMSTSITFAGAQLTISLILMANNELISETHLILFTVIVFYMVVTLVGLVNLKFARFIEIINKVCVYWIIYAIIFIDILLLIFHKGKFRSLKYALFHFDNSMSGYSSAFLSFLIGFQQSNFTLQGFSMLPALADEVKKPEKDIPRGMSTAVLLSTFSGLIFLLPIMLILPDIETIFSNHKVLPIVTIFTKSTHSMVVSVFLVLLILGNLFFSGIGSITTSSRAVYSFSRDHAIPRYDLWTFVPPDSQSRVPKYSILLSMGISYFLGLLALISTAAFNAFIGAAVLCLCSATFIPLVLVLCTGRRSIKHAPVKIRYKFGWFINIASVLWLLLVMVSVCFPTQLPVTVKGMNYAIVVYVLCLIGITILYFKWGKYNFRLPLSDDAKNNPFSLEAQFPTTKEDNEYEHSGSNAKTANLPEGQASPVENPFIGEHENSQTDIDFDVVSVDLQDAIEERDTRLEGQTRNDTN, encoded by the coding sequence ATGATACAGGAATATACTTTGATCCCGGAGAATATCCGGGAGAATATCCGTGAAAATATGCCTAACTTGGATCCTcatgaaatatttgaaaatttacACCACTATGTTCAAGAGGATGAAGTTACCGATGAACCCGAGGAAGTAGAACATTTCAATTATAAACAAGAACTAGATAAGTCCCTGCTGTCACGGAACTCTGTGATAGGTTTAGGGTTTGGCTTAATGAGTCCCGTACTGGGTATGTGCACTAGTATGGGTATTGGTATGCTTAATGGTGGGCCCTTGTCCATCATGCTTGGGTTTTTTATTAGCGGAATACTAATATGGTTCTCATCCTTATCTCTTGGAGAGATTGTTTCAAAGTTTCCAATGGAGTTGCATGTTGGGAGTGCTATGATTGCACCACCTCGTCTAAAACTGATCTGCTCTTGGTTTACTGGCTGGCTAATGTTGATCGGTAACTGGACGATGAGTACAAGCATAACATTCGCCGGCGCCCAGCTAACtatatcattaatattGATGGCCAACAACGAATTAATATCAGAGACACATCTTATTCTATTCACTGTGATTGTGTTCTACATGGTAGTTACTCTAGTGGGCCTTGTTAACTTAAAGTTTGCAAGATTCATCGAGATAATCAACAAAGTTTGTGTTTATTGGATTATCTATGccatcattttcattgatattttgCTTCTTATTTTTCACAAGGGTAAATTTAGATCATTGAAGTACgctttatttcattttgacAATAGCATGTCCGGATATTCTAGTGCATTCCTTTCATTTCTAATTGGTTTTCAACAATCTAACTTTACATTACAAGGGTTTAGTATGCTTCCAGCTTTAGCTGACGAAGTTAAAAAACCTGAAAAAGATATCCCAAGGGGTATGTCAACCGCTGTCTTGCTTTCAACGTTCTCCGGCCTAATATTCTTACTTCCTATCATGTTAATCCTACCGGATATCGAGACCatattttcaaatcatAAGGTACTCCCAATTGTAACTATATTCACAAAATCTACACATTCGATGGTGGTTTCCGTATTCTTGGTCCTTTTGATTTTAGGTAACTTATTTTTCTCTGGGATTGGCTCCATCACAACATCTTCTCGTGCTGTTTATAGTTTTAGTCGTGATCATGCCATTCCACGTTATGATTTATGGACTTTTGTTCCTCCTGACTCCCAGTCAAGAGTTCCAAAATATTCTATCTTATTGAGTATGGGAATATCATACTTTCTAGGTTTACTAGCACTAATCTCAACAGCCGCTTTTAACGCTTTTATCGGTGCAGCTGTGCTATGTCTATGTTCTGCAACATTCATTCCATTGGTATTAGTCTTATGCACTGGAAGAAGATCAATAAAACACGCACCTGTAAAAATACGATACAAATTTGGTTGGTTCATCAACATTGCTTCTGTACTGTGGCTATTATTAGTAATGGTTAGCGTATGCTTTCCAACTCAACTTCCTGTCACAGTAAAAGGCATGAATTACGCCATCGTAGTTTATGTTTTATGCTTAATAGGTATAACTATCCTTTATTTCAAATGGGGTAAATACAATTTTAGATTACCTCTTTCAGATGATGCGAAGAATAACCCTTTTAGTTTGGAAGCGCAATTCCcaacaacaaaagaagataacGAATACGAACATAGTGGTTCGAATGCCAAAACTGCAAATCTACCAGAAGGACAAGCAAGCCCAGTCGAGAATCCATTTATTGGGGAACATGAAAATAGCCAAACAgatattgattttgatgttGTATCAGTTGATCTACAAGATGCAATAGAGGAAAGAGATACTAGGTTAGAGGGCCAAACTAGAAATGATACGAACTGA